Proteins encoded in a region of the Plodia interpunctella isolate USDA-ARS_2022_Savannah chromosome 27, ilPloInte3.2, whole genome shotgun sequence genome:
- the LOC128681350 gene encoding uncharacterized protein LOC128681350 — protein sequence MTGTPEGMEEGGKPKSRRGTIAAETPAKTLSETGKAQSRRGTVHAEQDQTQPPAKTISETSKALTRRGTVNAEQDIAQPPAKAVSDTGKPKTRRGTMYTEDAKDVEANSPVAAPQTVEEPLSKLRKLMAENEAARLAAEEAALARAARDAAAAEAAAARKMMIQILFGVILGIIALIIGIKSFI from the coding sequence ATGACGGGAACGCCGGAGGGAATGGAAGAAGGCGGCAAGCCAAAATCGAGACGAGGGACCATTGCTGCAGAGACGCCGGCGAAGACTTTATCAGAGACAGGTAAAGCGCAGTCCAGGCGTGGGACGGTACACGCAGAACAGGATCAAACCCAGCCGCCGGCGAAGACTATATCAGAAACAAGTAAAGCGCTGACCAGGCGTGGGACAGTCAACGCTGAACAAGATATAGCTCAGCCGCCAGCAAAGGCTGTATCAGACACTGGCAAGCCAAAAACGAGACGAGGTACAATGTATACAGAAGATGCAAAAGATGTAGAAGCAAACAGCCCAGTGGCGGCGCCACAGACAGTCGAAGAGCCATTATCGAAACTTAGGAAACTAATGGCGGAAAATGAGGCGGCGAGACTTGCAGCGGAGGAAGCAGCGTTGGCGCGAGCGGCGAGGGACGCGGCGGCAGCGGAAGCGGCGGCGGCAAGAAAAATGATGATACAAATACTTTTTGGAGTGATATTGGGGATTATAGCATTAATTATTGGGATAAAGTCGTTTATATGA
- the LOC128681557 gene encoding uncharacterized protein LOC128681557, producing the protein MVKVTFLFVAALAIVNGQLLPLQTLNPVTASPCEQLIIPPLPLAPITKPYIPATVLPVPELALQSPLLPSPLLPSQLLPSPLLPSPLLPSPLLPSPLLPSPLLPSPLLTSPLLPSPLLPTPLLNPFLPVASPVSALANPFLPLPPSSPCNCGCQYLKKIPIPPPSI; encoded by the exons ATGGTcaaagtaacttttttatttgtggcCGCGTTGGCAATT gTCAACGGTCAGCTCCTGCCGCTCCAAACACTAAATCCAGTCACCGCAAGTCCCTGTGAGCAACTTATCATACCACCATTGCCATTAGCGCCAATAACAAAGCCATACATCCCAGCGACAGTGTTGCCAGTGCCAGAATTAGCGTTACAATCTCCTCTTTTGCCGTCCCCACTTCTGCCGTCCCAACTTCTGCCGTCCCCACTTCTGCCGTCCCCACTTCTGCCGTCCCCACTTCTGCCGTCCCCACTTCTGCCGTCCCCACTTCTGCCGTCCCCACTTCTGACGTCCCCACTTCTGCCGTCCCCACTTCTACCTACGCCTTTGCTAAATCCATTTCTGCCTGTAGCGTCTCCCGTCTCCGCATTGGCAAACCcatttttgccattgcctccATCGTCCCCATGTAACTGCGGTTGTCAGTATTTGAAGAAGATACCCATACCTCCGCcgagtatttaa